The following is a genomic window from Thaumasiovibrio subtropicus.
TCGACAAAACAACGATCGATCTTGATCTCTGTAATAGGTAACGTATTGAGATAACTCAATGAAGAATACCCTGTCCCAAAGTCATCCAAAGAGATACCAAAGCCTAAATGACGCAGGCTATGTAACATTGGTGCCACCTCGGTCAAATCATGTATCAAGATGTTCTCTGTTATCTCCAGTACCAAGCGATCAATATCAATCCCAACTTCATTGATCACCGCCAGCATATCAGTGGCAAACTCAGCTTCATTTAATTGCGCTGGGGAGATATTGACCGACAATTTCAACGCATTCTCACCATTAGGCGATATTGAAAGCACGTCTTCACACGCACGCCTAAACACCCACATACCAATCTGGTGAATGATACCGGCTTCTTCTGCTGCACTGATGAACTTGTCAGGGGGTACGAAGCCTAGCTTACTATTTTCCCATCGCGCGAGCACTTCAACGCCCACTATCTCGTTGGCAGCCGCATCCACTTGCGGCTGATAGAGAACGAACAACTCATTCCTCTCTATTGCCTGCTTCAACTGCTCCTGCATTTGGAAGGCATATTGCACTTCCTCATTAATGGCCGCTGAGTAAAAGAACACTTCACCTTTTCTCTGAGCGGCTTTAGACTTGTACAACACAATATCTGCGTTGCGAATCAATACCTCAGCACTGTCGCTATCCGCGGGAAACATGCTCGCACCCACACTGCACCCGGTTGTCACTAGTCGGCCACCCACTTTGAACGGCGTATCGAAAACACGCTTTATACGACGAATTTTGCGTTCTGCTGCTTGGAAACTCTTCAAATTAGGGAAGCAGAAAACAAACTCATCGCCGCCAAACCGTGCGACAAGATCATCATCTTCCAATAAGAAATCAAACCGCTCAGAAACAGCGACTAACAGTTCATCGCCGGTAGAGTGACCAAAAATATCATTGATGCGTTTAAAATTATCTAGATCGACAAACACCACAGCGAGATGTAACCCTTTCTCTCTCCCCTCTTCAATCCCTTGCTGTATTGTTTCAGTTAGCATCAACCTATTCGGTAGATTAGTTAATACATCTTTCTGCGCAATCTGTTGAAGCTGATCTCGCGTTTGTACCAGTTGATTAAAGTGCGCCGCGATCTTTTCCTGAAAACGACCAAAGCGACGCGATACTTGCATACTCAATAGCAATGAGAACGCGATCATGGCAAATGCCAATGAACCAATCGCTAGCGTGAGTCGCATCCATTCTTGACGCTGCAACATAGCGACTTCTTCTCGTTTCACATCTAAATAACGCTCAAAATCGTCTAAGTAAAATCCCGTGCCAATCGTCCAACCCCACTCTTCTATTTGCGCGATGTAGCTTAGTTTTTGTCTATCATCGGTAAAGATAAGTTGGTATTCAACAAAGCCGCCTTGTGGCGCGGCCGCTTGAAACCTCTCCCAAATGTCTTGGCCGCCGCCAAATTGGATCAACGACAATGGCTGAGATAAGTACTCACGATGGGGATGGGCAAGCAGCTTTCCTTCTTCATCTAAGACAAAGACATAACCGTCATCACCATATTGATAGCTAGTTACCCAATCTAACAAGTGCTGTTGAATATCGGACTCGACATCATCGACATACTCACCAGTACCAATAAACCAATCATAAGGGGCAAAGTATTTCCCATAACCGATTTTTTCAAACTCTTGATCTTTAGGGTAACCGGGCTTGGAGTACCACCAACGATAAAAAGCTTCCCCCGACTCGGCAATCAAGCGGATATGCTCTTGTAAAATAGAGGTACCACGTGAATCTTTCGCTTCCCAACCGGAGTTACCTTCTATTTCCGGTTTCAAGCCGTGAATAACGTTGATTCCATCCATTTTGAAGACGAAAAAGTAACCTCTTCCGTCGAAGAAACGGATGGGGCGCAGTGCATCGGCAATCATCTCAGTCACCACGTCTTCAGGTAGGTGTGCGTTTTGGCTATAGATATTGGTCGCAATCGCATGCGCTTCATCAACACGCATTTTGGCTTGACGCTTTAGCTGTCCCTCTGCGAGTGCGCGATGGTAATCGATTTCTTGAATAACCCGATTGACGTGCTGCCGAATCGTCTCTTTTTGAATCTCGATCACTTCACTACGTAATGCTTCCAACCGCGCTTCCGAGCGCGCTTGGTTCCCTTTAATCAGTACCAAGCTAATCACAAGGGTAACCACACCAATAATGACAACAGGCGCATAACGGATTAGGCGCAACAGCTTTTGATCATTAAGGGTCTGCATCATAGGTAGAAAGTCACTGCTAGGTCATTTACTAGATTATAGATAGTGGTAGCGACACTGATGGAAAAATCACTTACCTGTTAGATAGTTATTCACAATTTACGACTCAAATATCATAAAGAAAGCTTTTTTGTACACTTGTATCAAGCTCGCGACAGTTGTCTCGTCACACCGTCGAGGTCGGAAAGGTTATTTATCCAACCTGATCAGCCACCAATTAACACGGTCGGCATGCCGACCACAATCGTACCACCGTGTGCGGTTGTATCACCCATTCTTGCCACTGGTCGATTATTAAACAACACAGTCGCACTGCCTTTTATTATGCTATCCGGTGGACCGACACAGGTGCACATTTGCCCTACCGTCGCCGCGGGAATATTACCCACCAACACGGTACATGGCAGAGGAATGATTGGCCCACCAACATGAGGAATTGGCGGGACAGCAGGGGTTTGCATCGGACATACGTGCATATCAGATGCTCTTGCACAAGGTAGCATTATCTCACTCCTTCTATTTGGCCATTACCACCGTTCGCTATATGAATACCTATCTCGATGAAAAGTGGGTAACGCTTTTCAACTTCAGCGCCATCAGGTAACACAGCCGTCAAGTTAATTGCACCACCGACGGCATGCGCATACAGATAGGGCGGTGCTGGCAAAGGTGGCGCACCATCGTCAGTAATACTACCACCGCTCCAAAAAGCAGCCTGTGCTGTCCACCCCGCGCCTGTATCCAAGGTTGCGGCATTGGCCGCTTTTTCAGCAT
Proteins encoded in this region:
- a CDS encoding bifunctional diguanylate cyclase/phosphodiesterase, with amino-acid sequence MMQTLNDQKLLRLIRYAPVVIIGVVTLVISLVLIKGNQARSEARLEALRSEVIEIQKETIRQHVNRVIQEIDYHRALAEGQLKRQAKMRVDEAHAIATNIYSQNAHLPEDVVTEMIADALRPIRFFDGRGYFFVFKMDGINVIHGLKPEIEGNSGWEAKDSRGTSILQEHIRLIAESGEAFYRWWYSKPGYPKDQEFEKIGYGKYFAPYDWFIGTGEYVDDVESDIQQHLLDWVTSYQYGDDGYVFVLDEEGKLLAHPHREYLSQPLSLIQFGGGQDIWERFQAAAPQGGFVEYQLIFTDDRQKLSYIAQIEEWGWTIGTGFYLDDFERYLDVKREEVAMLQRQEWMRLTLAIGSLAFAMIAFSLLLSMQVSRRFGRFQEKIAAHFNQLVQTRDQLQQIAQKDVLTNLPNRLMLTETIQQGIEEGREKGLHLAVVFVDLDNFKRINDIFGHSTGDELLVAVSERFDFLLEDDDLVARFGGDEFVFCFPNLKSFQAAERKIRRIKRVFDTPFKVGGRLVTTGCSVGASMFPADSDSAEVLIRNADIVLYKSKAAQRKGEVFFYSAAINEEVQYAFQMQEQLKQAIERNELFVLYQPQVDAAANEIVGVEVLARWENSKLGFVPPDKFISAAEEAGIIHQIGMWVFRRACEDVLSISPNGENALKLSVNISPAQLNEAEFATDMLAVINEVGIDIDRLVLEITENILIHDLTEVAPMLHSLRHLGFGISLDDFGTGYSSLSYLNTLPITEIKIDRCFVDKLLVSDQSDSLIKAILAIGAASDFSVVAEGVETKSQYVKLKSYGCHFVQGFYFDKPLSLELLQARLEKTVSYPAL
- a CDS encoding PAAR domain-containing protein, whose product is MLPCARASDMHVCPMQTPAVPPIPHVGGPIIPLPCTVLVGNIPAATVGQMCTCVGPPDSIIKGSATVLFNNRPVARMGDTTAHGGTIVVGMPTVLIGG